The following are encoded in a window of Gossypium raimondii isolate GPD5lz chromosome 13, ASM2569854v1, whole genome shotgun sequence genomic DNA:
- the LOC105783343 gene encoding universal stress protein PHOS32: MNPADNTDHPQLPTIKIHHPSSPHHPTSAATPTPTSGARRKIGVAVDLSDESAFAVRWAVQNYLRPGDTVILLHVSPTSVLFGADWGPLTQTPQNPETPQSQKQLEDDFDAFTASKAADLAKPLKEAGIHFKIHIVKDHDMRERLCLEVERLGLSAVIMGSRGFGAEKRGSDGRLGSVSDYCVHHCVCPVIVVRYPEDKDGGDAAPVVTVKETVVVEKDGKDA; the protein is encoded by the exons atgaatccgGCTGATAACACTGACCACCCTCAGCTTCCAACTATCAAGATCCACCACCCATCATCCCCTCACCACCCTACCTCTGCTGCTACCCCCACCCCAACATCCGGTGCCCGACGTAAGATCGGGGTAGCCGTCGACCTCTCTGATGAGTCTGCTTTTGCCGTGCGTTGGGCTGTCCAGAACTACCTCAGACCCGGTGACACCGTCATCCTTCTCCACGTGTCCCCCACTTCAGTACTCTTTGGAGCTGACTGGGGTCCACTCACTCAAACCCCGCAAAACCCGGAAACCCCACAGTCCCAGAAGCAACTGGAAGACGATTTCGATGCCTTCACGGCTTCAAAGGCGGCGGATTTGGCCAAACCCTTGAAGGAAGCTGGGATTCACTTCAAGATTCATATAGTCAAAGATCATGATATGAGGGAAAGATTGTGTCTTGAGGTGGAGAGGTTGGGGTTGAGTGCTGTTATAATGGGGAGTAGAGGGTTTGGAGCTGAGAAAAGAGGGAGTGATGGGAGGTTGGGAAGTGTTAGTGATTATTGCGTGCATCATTGTGTTTGTCCTGTCATTGTTGTTAGGTACCCTGAAGATAAAGACGGCGGGGATGCCGCCCCTGTCGTCACTGTTAAGGAGACCGTGGTGgtggaaaaagatggcaaag ATGCATAG